One Streptomyces sp. L2 genomic window carries:
- a CDS encoding ATP-binding protein encodes MVSVQKPPGRRERPYARVLLPPAIVMAGASGGAAALVAPAARVAVGVCGAVATVLVLLTAYEVVRRGRRLREAQAEHARHTAYLERRLAAHDEEIVRLGTEILPTAVGWLRGGESVRGAMHRVFELDPELRHVPESQRELVRRAVREVDQEISMRDATERSFVSVARRVQAIVHQQAHELREMEEDHGRNPEVFDDLLRIDHGTALIGRLADTITVLGGGRPGRQWPLPVSLYSVLRGAMSRILEYKRIELNSIVHMNIKGTCVEPILHALAELLDNATRYSPPQTKVHVTATEVQTGVAIEIEDAGVSLNEESRARIEGALEAAKAGNDTQNLGENPRLGLAVVGRLCSAYDMEVALRASAYGGVRAILVVPRVMTTTEPGVGVAHGIGATGVPQPELGAVEGPKRPPKKRRPTSPRIPAGISMEDDVPEVTEWTAGGLPQRRSRVKTSYTQRVAEQAAIDRAEREGRPTIWSQTTREPEPDPEMDPELKKLRERPPGMWMEDFWNGLRKGMPEDATASELTDFTLNPTKYLHLIDDAADPTMADDEGDLK; translated from the coding sequence GGCGCGAGCGGCGGCGCCGCCGCCCTGGTGGCGCCCGCGGCCCGGGTCGCCGTCGGCGTGTGCGGGGCCGTCGCCACGGTGCTGGTGCTGCTCACGGCGTACGAGGTCGTCCGACGCGGACGCAGACTCCGGGAGGCACAGGCCGAGCACGCCCGTCACACCGCGTATCTGGAGCGCCGCCTCGCCGCCCACGACGAGGAGATCGTCCGCCTCGGCACCGAGATCCTGCCCACCGCCGTCGGCTGGCTGCGCGGCGGCGAATCGGTGCGCGGCGCCATGCACCGCGTCTTCGAACTCGACCCCGAACTGCGCCACGTCCCCGAGTCGCAGCGCGAACTCGTCCGCCGTGCCGTACGCGAGGTCGACCAGGAGATCTCCATGCGCGACGCCACGGAGCGGTCCTTCGTGAGCGTCGCCCGGCGCGTCCAGGCCATCGTCCACCAGCAGGCCCACGAACTCCGGGAAATGGAGGAGGACCACGGCCGCAACCCCGAGGTCTTCGACGACCTCCTGCGCATCGACCACGGCACCGCCCTGATCGGCCGCCTCGCCGACACCATCACCGTCCTCGGCGGCGGCCGCCCCGGCCGGCAGTGGCCCCTGCCCGTCTCGCTCTACAGCGTGCTGCGCGGCGCCATGTCCCGGATCCTGGAGTACAAGCGCATCGAGCTGAACTCCATCGTCCACATGAACATCAAGGGCACCTGCGTCGAGCCGATCCTGCACGCCCTGGCCGAACTGCTCGACAACGCCACCCGCTACTCGCCGCCGCAGACCAAGGTCCACGTCACCGCGACCGAGGTGCAGACCGGTGTCGCCATCGAGATCGAGGACGCCGGCGTCAGCCTGAACGAGGAGTCACGCGCCAGGATCGAGGGCGCCCTGGAGGCGGCCAAGGCAGGCAACGACACCCAGAACCTGGGGGAGAACCCCCGCCTCGGCCTCGCCGTCGTCGGCCGCCTCTGCTCCGCCTACGACATGGAGGTCGCCCTGCGCGCCTCCGCCTACGGCGGCGTCCGCGCCATCCTCGTCGTACCCCGCGTGATGACGACCACCGAACCCGGTGTCGGCGTCGCCCACGGCATCGGCGCCACCGGCGTGCCCCAGCCCGAACTCGGCGCCGTCGAGGGCCCGAAGCGCCCGCCCAAGAAGCGCCGCCCCACCAGCCCCCGCATCCCCGCCGGGATCTCCATGGAGGACGACGTTCCCGAGGTCACCGAGTGGACGGCGGGCGGGCTGCCGCAGCGCCGCAGCCGGGTCAAGACCTCCTACACCCAGCGGGTCGCCGAACAGGCCGCCATCGACCGCGCCGAGCGGGAGGGCAGGCCCACCATCTGGTCGCAGACCACACGCGAGCCGGAACCCGACCCGGAGATGGACCCCGAGCTGAAGAAGCTGAGGGAACGGCCGCCCGGCATGTGGATGGAGGACTTCTGGAACGGCCTGAGGAAGGGCATGCCCGAGGACGCCACGGCCTCCGAACTGACCGACTTCACGCTGAACCCGACCAAGTACCTGCACCTGATCGACGACGCGGCCGACCCCACCATGGCCGACGACGAGGGGGACCTCAAGTGA
- a CDS encoding roadblock/LC7 domain-containing protein: MIQQRGNFDWLLKQLNDGVPGIEMIVVLSADGLRIARYGGDPDAADRVAAACAGVQSLAGAIIQEIPGAGDMKVVVIEIEGGYFYLMNAGANAYLAVLADVTCEPGRMSSMMRDLVVRIGAHLTSPPRRNGQTV; encoded by the coding sequence GTGATCCAGCAGCGAGGCAACTTCGACTGGCTGCTCAAGCAGCTCAACGACGGAGTCCCGGGCATCGAGATGATCGTGGTCCTCTCCGCCGACGGACTGCGCATCGCCCGCTACGGCGGCGACCCCGACGCCGCCGACCGGGTGGCCGCCGCCTGCGCCGGCGTACAGAGCCTGGCCGGCGCCATCATCCAGGAGATCCCCGGCGCCGGCGACATGAAGGTCGTCGTCATCGAGATCGAGGGCGGCTACTTCTACCTCATGAACGCCGGCGCCAACGCCTACCTCGCCGTGCTCGCCGACGTGACCTGCGAACCGGGCCGGATGAGCAGCATGATGCGCGACCTCGTCGTCCGGATCGGCGCCCATCTCACCAGTCCGCCCCGGAGGAACGGGCAGACCGTATGA
- a CDS encoding DUF742 domain-containing protein produces the protein MTAPRRKRRQPTPLPPPPPAPPPEPADGEGDGEGGKDLERLYIIAGSGDGGRAELDLVTLIVARSAPPPSAGPEQTALLRLCTAPLSVAELSAYLKLPFSAMTVLITELITAELVQARAPIIRRAVADRSLLEAVMHGLQRL, from the coding sequence ATGACCGCTCCACGACGCAAACGGCGCCAACCCACACCGTTGCCGCCGCCCCCGCCGGCGCCGCCCCCCGAACCGGCGGACGGCGAGGGGGACGGCGAGGGCGGCAAGGATCTCGAACGGCTGTACATCATCGCCGGATCCGGCGACGGCGGACGGGCCGAACTGGACCTGGTGACCCTGATCGTCGCGCGGTCCGCGCCCCCGCCGTCCGCCGGCCCCGAGCAGACCGCGCTGCTCCGGCTCTGTACCGCCCCCCTGTCCGTCGCCGAGCTCTCGGCCTATCTGAAGCTGCCGTTCAGCGCGATGACCGTACTGATCACCGAGCTGATCACGGCCGAACTGGTGCAGGCGCGCGCCCCGATCATCCGGCGGGCGGTCGCCGACCGATCCCTTCTCGAAGCGGTGATGCATGGACTTCAACGGCTCTGA
- a CDS encoding ATP/GTP-binding protein, whose translation MDFNGSDTLPGPRTEDHLPQTAQTAVKLVIVGGFGVGKTTMVGSVSEIRPLTTEETMTQAGIGIDDNYGSDTKTATTVAMDFGRISITEKLVLYLFGTPGQERFWFLWNGLFEGALGAVVLVDTRRLEVSFDVMGRLEERGVPFVVAVNSFPDGPRYPLDELRTALDLAADIPIVECDVRRRASSKDVLMTLMRFLHSLAMSGALT comes from the coding sequence ATGGACTTCAACGGCTCTGACACCCTCCCCGGCCCACGCACCGAGGACCATCTGCCGCAGACGGCGCAGACCGCGGTGAAACTCGTGATCGTGGGCGGCTTCGGCGTCGGCAAGACCACCATGGTCGGGTCGGTCAGCGAGATCAGGCCGCTGACCACCGAGGAGACCATGACCCAGGCCGGTATCGGCATCGACGACAACTACGGCTCCGACACGAAGACGGCCACCACCGTGGCCATGGACTTCGGGCGCATCAGCATCACCGAGAAGCTGGTGCTCTACCTCTTCGGCACCCCCGGCCAGGAGCGCTTCTGGTTCCTGTGGAACGGGCTGTTCGAGGGCGCGCTCGGCGCGGTCGTCCTCGTCGACACCCGGCGCCTGGAAGTCAGCTTCGACGTCATGGGCCGGCTGGAGGAACGCGGCGTGCCCTTCGTCGTCGCCGTCAACTCCTTCCCCGACGGGCCCCGTTACCCGCTGGACGAGCTGCGCACCGCGCTCGACCTGGCCGCCGACATCCCGATCGTCGAGTGCGACGTACGGCGCCGGGCCTCCAGCAAGGACGTGCTGATGACCCTGATGCGCTTCCTGCACTCCCTCGCCATGAGCGGCGCCCTCACCTGA
- a CDS encoding cytochrome P450, whose translation MTPEHRPLTGTHDTAPIPAPAPPPGCPAHGQGPGGLHRLYGADADDLGDLYERLREEHGTVAPVLLHDDVPMWVVLGHAENLDLVRSPSVFTRDSRIWTPLLDGMVKPDHPLMPHIAWQPICSHAEGDEHQRLRAAVTGAMSTIDHRGMRRSIGRSTQALVNSFCERGRAELVSQFAEHLPMAVMCEILGMPEEYNDRMVQAARDALKGSETALQSHAYVMDALSRLTTRRRTRPEDDFTSYLVTHPAGLSDDEVREHLRVVLFAAYEATTNLLANALRMVLTEPGFRAQLNGGQMTVPEAIEQSLWDEPPFSTVFGYFAKQDTELGGQRIRKGDGLLFAPAPGNVDPRVRPDLSAGMQGNRSHLSFGGGPHECPGQDIGRAIADVGVDALLMRLPDVHLDCLEEDLEWRSSIASRHLVALPVRFEPKPQQDVSRPPSASPLQPPRPTWHIGTLPADQPPTPVAPPPHLPPTPEPVTQPSPPTPRQGMWRRLLRWWRGE comes from the coding sequence GTGACGCCAGAACACCGCCCCCTCACCGGCACCCACGACACCGCCCCGATCCCGGCCCCGGCACCGCCGCCCGGCTGCCCGGCACACGGCCAGGGCCCCGGGGGACTGCACCGGCTCTACGGCGCCGACGCCGACGATCTCGGCGATCTCTACGAGCGGCTGCGGGAGGAGCACGGCACCGTGGCGCCCGTGCTGCTGCACGACGACGTACCGATGTGGGTGGTCCTCGGGCACGCCGAGAACCTGGACCTGGTGCGCAGCCCCTCGGTGTTCACGCGGGACAGCCGCATCTGGACGCCGCTGCTGGACGGCATGGTCAAGCCCGACCACCCGCTCATGCCGCACATCGCCTGGCAGCCCATCTGCTCGCACGCCGAGGGCGACGAGCACCAGCGGCTGCGGGCGGCCGTCACCGGCGCCATGTCGACCATCGACCACCGGGGCATGCGGCGCAGCATCGGCCGGTCCACCCAGGCCCTCGTCAACAGCTTCTGCGAGCGGGGCCGCGCCGAGCTGGTCTCCCAGTTCGCCGAGCACCTGCCGATGGCCGTGATGTGCGAGATCCTCGGCATGCCCGAGGAGTACAACGACCGGATGGTGCAGGCCGCCCGTGACGCGCTCAAGGGCAGCGAGACCGCGCTGCAGAGCCACGCCTACGTCATGGACGCGCTGAGCCGGCTCACCACCCGGCGCCGGACCCGGCCCGAGGACGACTTCACCAGCTACCTGGTCACGCACCCGGCGGGGCTGAGCGACGACGAGGTGCGGGAGCACCTGCGGGTCGTGCTGTTCGCGGCCTACGAGGCGACCACCAACCTCCTCGCCAACGCGCTGCGGATGGTCCTCACCGAGCCGGGCTTCCGCGCCCAGCTCAACGGCGGGCAGATGACCGTGCCGGAGGCCATCGAGCAGTCCCTGTGGGACGAGCCGCCGTTCAGCACGGTCTTCGGGTACTTCGCCAAGCAGGACACCGAGCTGGGCGGGCAGCGCATCCGCAAGGGGGACGGGCTGCTGTTCGCGCCGGCCCCCGGCAACGTCGACCCCCGGGTACGGCCCGACCTGTCGGCCGGGATGCAGGGCAACCGCTCCCACCTGTCCTTCGGCGGCGGCCCGCACGAGTGCCCCGGCCAGGACATCGGCCGCGCCATCGCCGACGTCGGCGTGGACGCGCTGCTGATGCGGCTCCCGGACGTCCATCTGGACTGCCTGGAGGAGGACTTGGAGTGGCGGTCCTCCATCGCCTCCCGGCACCTGGTGGCGCTGCCGGTCCGCTTCGAGCCGAAGCCGCAGCAGGACGTCTCCCGCCCCCCGAGCGCCTCCCCCCTCCAGCCCCCCCGCCCCACCTGGCACATCGGCACCCTCCCCGCAGACCAGCCACCCACCCCCGTCGCCCCGCCGCCCCACCTCCCCCCCACCCCCGAACCCGTCACACAACCGTCCCCGCCCACCCCCCGCCAGGGCATGTGGCGCCGCCTGCTGCGGTGGTGGCGGGGCGAGTAA
- a CDS encoding RluA family pseudouridine synthase yields the protein MRRRTPPPPSPLPQRHGVDAVRVRLPADGAWATVREHLVERLTGAGPGAVEALFAAGRIVAADGRPVAPDAPYEPGAFVWFHRELPAEVPVPFPVRVVYQDEHIVVADKPHFLATTPRGSHVTQTALARLRHELGLPALGAAHRLDRLTAGLVLFTVRPEERGAYQTLFRDRAVRKEYEAVAPYDPSLGLPRTVRSRIVKERGVLAAREVPGEPNALTHVTPAGHRDGLGRYRLVPETGQTHQLRVHLNSLGIPILGDPLYPEVAPPVPPDDFRRPLQLLARTLQFTDPITGRPHHFTSTRTLQAWASPEEWRG from the coding sequence ATGAGACGCCGTACGCCGCCACCGCCCTCGCCGCTCCCCCAGCGGCACGGGGTCGACGCCGTGCGGGTACGGCTGCCGGCCGACGGGGCCTGGGCCACCGTGCGGGAGCATCTGGTGGAACGGCTGACCGGGGCCGGGCCTGGCGCGGTGGAGGCCCTGTTCGCGGCGGGGCGTATCGTGGCGGCCGACGGGCGGCCGGTGGCACCGGACGCGCCGTACGAGCCGGGCGCGTTCGTGTGGTTCCACCGGGAGCTGCCCGCGGAGGTACCGGTGCCGTTCCCGGTCCGCGTGGTCTACCAGGACGAGCACATCGTGGTGGCCGACAAGCCGCACTTCCTCGCCACGACCCCGCGCGGCTCCCATGTCACCCAGACCGCGCTGGCCCGGCTGCGGCACGAACTGGGCCTTCCGGCACTGGGCGCGGCACACCGACTGGACCGGCTCACCGCCGGGCTGGTGCTGTTCACCGTGCGGCCCGAGGAACGCGGCGCGTACCAGACGCTGTTCCGGGACCGGGCGGTGCGCAAGGAGTACGAGGCCGTCGCGCCGTACGACCCCTCGCTCGGCCTGCCCCGGACCGTGCGCAGCCGGATCGTGAAGGAGCGGGGGGTGCTGGCCGCGCGGGAGGTGCCGGGTGAGCCGAACGCGCTGACGCACGTGACACCGGCCGGGCACCGCGACGGGCTGGGCCGCTACCGCCTGGTCCCGGAGACCGGCCAGACCCATCAGCTCCGGGTCCATCTCAACTCGCTCGGCATCCCCATCCTCGGCGACCCCCTCTACCCCGAGGTCGCCCCACCCGTCCCGCCCGACGACTTCCGCCGCCCCCTCCAACTCCTCGCCCGCACCCTGCAGTTCACCGACCCGATCACCGGCCGCCCCCACCACTTCACCAGCACCCGCACACTCCAGGCCTGGGCCTCACCGGAGGAGTGGAGGGGGTGA
- a CDS encoding siderophore-interacting protein, which produces MAERPGRKPRKTHTARVVRTERLTPHMRRVVLGGEGLAGFAADTCTDHYVKLLFGPAGVTYPEPFDLEGIRAEFPREQWPVTRTYTVRAWDPEQRELTLDFVVHGDEGLAGPWAGRVQPGETVRFMGPGGAYAPDPAADWHLLAGDESALPAIARALETLPPGARAHAFVEVSGPEEEQKIDSDVDVVWLHRGERPVGEALLAAVRSLHFPQGRPQAFVHGEAGFVKELRRLLRVERGIPREDLSISGYWRLGHNEDGWQASKREWNARIEQEQEGATAAA; this is translated from the coding sequence ATGGCAGAGCGTCCGGGACGAAAGCCGCGCAAGACCCATACTGCCCGAGTGGTGCGCACCGAGCGGCTGACCCCGCACATGCGGCGCGTGGTGCTCGGCGGTGAGGGGCTGGCCGGTTTCGCGGCGGACACCTGCACCGACCACTATGTGAAGCTGCTGTTCGGCCCGGCGGGCGTCACCTACCCGGAACCCTTCGACCTGGAGGGGATCCGCGCCGAGTTCCCGCGCGAGCAGTGGCCCGTCACGCGGACGTACACGGTGCGTGCGTGGGACCCCGAACAGCGTGAGCTCACCCTGGACTTCGTGGTGCACGGCGACGAGGGGCTGGCCGGCCCCTGGGCGGGCCGCGTGCAGCCCGGAGAAACGGTCCGCTTCATGGGTCCCGGCGGCGCCTACGCCCCCGATCCCGCCGCCGACTGGCATCTGCTCGCCGGTGACGAGAGCGCGCTGCCCGCCATCGCCCGCGCCCTGGAGACCCTGCCGCCCGGCGCCCGCGCGCACGCCTTCGTGGAGGTGTCCGGCCCCGAGGAGGAGCAGAAGATCGACTCCGACGTGGACGTCGTCTGGCTGCACCGCGGCGAGCGCCCGGTAGGCGAGGCCCTGCTCGCGGCCGTACGGTCCCTGCACTTCCCGCAGGGCCGCCCGCAGGCGTTCGTCCACGGCGAGGCCGGCTTCGTCAAGGAACTGCGCCGCCTGCTCCGCGTCGAGCGCGGGATCCCGCGCGAGGACCTCTCCATCTCCGGCTACTGGCGCCTCGGCCACAACGAGGACGGCTGGCAGGCGTCCAAGCGGGAGTGGAACGCCCGCATCGAGCAGGAGCAGGAGGGCGCGACGGCGGCCGCGTGA
- a CDS encoding 5'-3' exonuclease, with amino-acid sequence MTGHLMLLDTASLYFRAYFGVPDSVKAPDGTPVNAVRGLLDFIDRLVKDHRPERLVACMDADWRPQWRVDLIPTYKAHRVAEEHEGVPDEEEVPDTLSPQVPVIEAVLDALGIARVGVAGYEADDVIGTFTARADGPVDIVTGDRDLYQLVDDERGIRVLYPLKGVGTLQLTDEAVLREKYGVDGRGYADLALLRGDPSDGLPGVPGIGEKTAAKLLAEFGDLAGIMAAVDDPRAKLTPSQRKRLTESRPYVAVAPTVVRVAGDVPLPDVDTVLPRGPRDPAGLEALAARWGLGGSLQRLLTTLGA; translated from the coding sequence GTGACCGGACATCTCATGCTCCTCGACACCGCCTCGCTGTACTTCCGCGCCTACTTCGGCGTCCCCGATTCCGTGAAGGCCCCGGACGGCACGCCGGTGAACGCCGTGCGCGGGCTGCTCGACTTCATCGACCGGCTGGTCAAGGACCACCGGCCGGAGCGGCTGGTCGCCTGCATGGACGCGGACTGGCGGCCGCAGTGGCGGGTCGACCTCATCCCGACCTACAAGGCGCACCGGGTGGCCGAGGAGCACGAGGGCGTACCGGACGAGGAGGAGGTGCCCGACACGCTCTCCCCGCAGGTGCCCGTCATCGAGGCGGTGCTGGACGCGCTCGGCATCGCCCGCGTGGGCGTCGCGGGGTACGAGGCGGACGACGTGATCGGCACGTTCACCGCTCGCGCGGACGGCCCCGTCGACATCGTCACCGGCGACCGCGACCTGTACCAGCTGGTGGACGACGAGCGCGGGATCCGTGTGCTGTACCCGCTCAAGGGCGTGGGCACGCTGCAGCTCACCGACGAGGCCGTGCTGCGCGAGAAGTATGGGGTCGACGGCAGGGGGTACGCGGATCTGGCGCTGCTGCGCGGCGACCCGAGCGACGGACTGCCGGGCGTGCCCGGGATCGGCGAGAAGACGGCCGCCAAGCTGCTCGCCGAGTTCGGCGACCTGGCCGGGATCATGGCGGCGGTCGACGACCCGCGGGCCAAGCTCACGCCGTCGCAGCGCAAGCGGCTCACCGAGTCACGCCCGTACGTGGCGGTGGCCCCCACGGTGGTGCGGGTGGCGGGCGACGTGCCGCTGCCGGACGTCGACACCGTGCTGCCGCGCGGGCCGCGCGACCCGGCGGGGCTGGAGGCGCTGGCTGCGCGCTGGGGCCTGGGCGGTTCGCTGCAACGGCTGCTGACGACGCTCGGAGCGTGA
- a CDS encoding betaine/proline/choline family ABC transporter ATP-binding protein (Members of the family are the ATP-binding subunit of ABC transporters for substrates such as betaine, L-proline or other amino acids, choline, carnitine, etc. The substrate specificity is best determined from the substrate-binding subunit, rather than this subunit, as it interacts with the permease subunit and not with substrate directly.) — protein MSARLAAEHLYKVFGRRPDEAVDRLRQGADREELRADGTTAAVIDASFDVAAGEIFVVMGLSGSGKSTLLRMLNGLLEPTAGQVRYDGEDLTALSDRDLRALRSKKISMVFQHFALFPHRSVRDNAAYGLEVQGVPRAERVRRADEALALCGLAGWEKSWPDELSGGMQQRVGLARALATDADVLLMDESFSALDPLIRRDMQDQLLELQKTLRKTIVFITHDLNEAMRLGDRIAVMRDGRIVQTGTAEDILLRPEGDYVASFIQDVDRSRVLTAGAVMDTDVRGDEADCGCETATPETPFAELCAISARLTHPVAVLDEGRTLVGVVPRRRLVGFLGDEQGEPAACDNPGGDQVKKVISRA, from the coding sequence GTGTCAGCGAGGCTTGCGGCCGAGCACCTGTACAAGGTGTTCGGCAGACGACCGGACGAGGCGGTGGACCGCCTGAGACAGGGCGCCGACCGGGAGGAACTGCGCGCCGACGGCACGACCGCCGCCGTCATCGACGCCTCCTTCGACGTGGCGGCCGGAGAGATCTTCGTGGTCATGGGCCTGTCGGGATCCGGCAAGTCCACGCTGCTGCGGATGCTCAACGGCCTGCTGGAGCCGACCGCCGGCCAGGTCCGCTACGACGGCGAGGACCTGACCGCGCTCAGCGACCGCGACCTGCGGGCGCTGCGCTCCAAGAAGATCAGCATGGTCTTCCAGCACTTCGCGCTCTTCCCGCACCGCAGCGTCCGTGACAACGCTGCCTACGGCCTGGAAGTGCAGGGCGTGCCCCGCGCCGAGCGCGTACGCCGCGCCGACGAGGCGCTCGCCCTGTGCGGCCTGGCCGGCTGGGAGAAGTCCTGGCCCGACGAGCTGTCCGGCGGCATGCAGCAGCGCGTGGGCCTGGCCCGCGCGCTGGCCACCGACGCCGACGTGCTGCTGATGGACGAGTCCTTCAGCGCCCTGGACCCGCTGATCCGGCGCGACATGCAGGACCAGCTCCTGGAACTGCAGAAGACGCTGAGGAAGACCATCGTCTTCATCACCCACGACCTCAACGAGGCCATGCGCCTGGGCGACCGCATCGCCGTCATGCGCGACGGACGCATCGTCCAGACCGGCACCGCCGAGGACATCCTGCTGCGCCCCGAGGGCGACTACGTGGCGTCCTTCATCCAGGACGTCGACCGCTCCCGCGTGCTGACGGCCGGTGCCGTCATGGACACCGACGTGCGCGGCGACGAGGCGGACTGCGGCTGCGAGACCGCCACCCCGGAGACCCCCTTCGCGGAGCTGTGCGCGATCAGCGCCCGCCTGACGCACCCCGTGGCCGTCCTCGACGAGGGCCGCACGCTCGTCGGCGTCGTGCCGCGCCGGCGCCTGGTCGGCTTCCTCGGCGACGAACAGGGCGAGCCCGCCGCCTGCGACAACCCCGGGGGCGACCAGGTGAAGAAGGTGATCTCCCGTGCCTAG